The genomic stretch TAGGTACTATTCGTATGAAGAGTATGCATACTTATACTCCTTGAACAATATTGAGGGCTGGTTGTGGGATGGTGTTGATATTTCGGTGGAATCCCAAACACATCTAAGGCACCCACACTCAATTCAGTTCCATACTATCCAACAAATCAAAGATAACTACGATCTAGTGTTCGATGACGATGGTAGCGGAGAGATCGCTGATATTGTAGCCATCAAAAATAACGATGATTCCGAGCTAATTATAGATTTATACCACTGCAAATATTGTACTAAAAAGAGAGGCGTAGCGAAGCCTGGAGCACGAGTAGACGATATCTATCAAGTGGCAGGGCAAGCTGTGAAAAGTATTAAATGGTTTGCTAACAAAGAAGCTCTGATCAACAGATTAATCGATAGAGAGCGAGTTAGATTAAGTCAAGAGAAGGCATCACGTATAGACAAAGGAACGCTAGAACAGCTAATCCATCTGTCAAAAGTTGCTAGATATGCCTCATTCAAAGTTGGAGTAGCTATCGTTCAACCAGCAATTTCAAAACCTCTGATTTCTAAAGATATTCTATCAGTTTTAGGAGCTACTGAAGCTTATATTGACGAAATCAGTGGTATTAAGCTAAGGGTTGTCATAAGCAAATAAGACCCTGTAAATAATTTACTTGTATAAAAGAAGAAGCCCATTAGGCTTCTTCTCTATACATAATTCTAAACTGTATTTGACCAGTTGAGATGGTTTGAGCGGAAAACTTCAACACCAGTTCGACGGATAGTCTCTATCCATTGATGTGCGTCGGATTCACTAACAGATTCATAAATCATAGCACACTGCTTAATTACCCGATGCTCGTTTTCTAGTGTTGTAGGCATCAAACCAGCGTCATCCGTATTGATACAGACGCGAACAGCCCCCGTCCTGATACCGAATTTATTCGAACTACCACCAGGGTTGAGATTCTCTCTGTTAGGTGGCGTCCATCTAAAAATCGGGTGTTCATGGTAATTGTTTAGTCTGCCAATATAAATATTCGATGTAGGACATGCTTCAAGTATCCATTGTGACTGACTAACCTTCTCTAACATGAAATCTTGAATACCCTGAATTAAGTCAAGTTCCGCATTAGATAATGAGTCAGCAAGCTCCCTCTTATCATAGTGCAATCGATTTATTGAAATATCTTTCTCATAACTAATCGATACTATTTGGTCATTGTAGTGGTCAACTAAAATTGGCCACGGTTTTAGAGTTTTCCCAATATAATCGTTCTGACTCATTGGGAGTTAGACCACCGTTATACTGATGTCGCCTGAGTTGGCAGTAATATCCAATGATGTAGCGAGTGATCTCTTGTTGAGCCTCAGCGAAGCTACGATAACCCACAGTTGGCACCCATTCCGTTTTCAGACTTCTAAAGAAGCGCTCCATCGGTGCATTATCCCAACAGTTTCCTCTGCGAGATAAACTCTGTTTTATTTGAAAACGCCACAGTAATTGGCGGTATTTACGACTGGTATAGTGACTACCTTGATCGCTATGGAACATGACTCCTTTAGGCTTACCACGAGATTCATAAGCCATCGACAAAGCTTTGCCTGTTAGCCGACTATCAGGTGATAAAGACATCGACCAACCAATCACTTTACGAGCAAAAAGATCGATAACGACCGCTAAATACATCCACCGATTACCCGTCCAAATATACGTAACATCGCCAACCCAGACTTCATTTGGTGCGGTGACAGCAAACTGACGTCCTAAGTGATTGGGAACTTCAATATGCTCTTGTGAAGCTTTTCTGTAACGATGCTTTGGTTCTTGGCAACTCACTAAACCAAGAGTTTTCATAAGCTTTGTTGCTCTGTATCGGCTCAGCTTCATGCCCTGATTTGTGACTATATCTGCAATGGTTCGCGCCCCCGCGGAGCCATTGCTTGCGGCGTGGGCCTCACTAACTAAGCTGCGAAGTTTTACTGTTTCAGCATTAATTACCGTTGGTCGTTTGAGCCAATAGTTATAACTACTTCGATGAACATTGAAGACTTCGCATAATGTTTTTACGCTGTAGCTCTGCTTGAGTTTCTTGATGATCAAGAATTGTTCAGTGAGTCCGACATCAACAGAGCCGTGGCTTTTTTTAGTATTTCATTATGCTCTTCAAGGCGAGCCAGCTTCTTTTTTAGTTCCCGAATTTCTATTTGCTCAGGGGTCATAGGTGAAGCTTTCGGTGCTTTCCCTTGGCGCTCTTCTCTAAGCTGGCGAACCCATTTATCCATCGTGGATTTACCCACATTCATGGCTTGGGCTGCTTCAGTCACTGAATAGTTTTGGTCTAGGACTAACTGCGCCGCTTCTAACTTAAATTCTGCGCTAAATAGTCGTCTTGTACGTTTTGTCATAATGTCACCTGTTAACTTATGAGGTGATGATATCACCTCTAACTAAGTGACCAAATTCACTATGCCACTACAACTTCAATATGCGTAACCTTCATCCGCTTCGATTGGATAGATCTACAAGAGCGATTTCTAGTACAAGTGTAGGCAATCACGATAGAACGCTCCCTCACTATTCTGAAACAACCTTACCTTCCCCTCATTCGTAACCAAGAAGACAACAACAAGCCCAATAACATTGCTATTGTTCAGTAAAGATCTTAACCAAAACGTTTCCTTACACTCCAAAGGTGCCAGCGCGTCAGCTCCTTCAAAGACGACAAGTGTCTTGCGTCTACAACCTTCCAAAGTCGCAAACAGTTCTCGATTCTCTTCTGCTAGGAAAGCAACCAGGGGGGATGCATACTCATTAAAGTTCATATTAAAGACATCTATGCCTCTACTCTTCACTTCGTCTCTACACACATCCAAGTAGCCCTCTGGTGTTTGGTCAGTTATCAATGAGCAGATGGTGAGCTCTAGTTCCCATGCCACTTCTATCTTGCTTGATTAGATCAATCTCTTTTGTAAATAGGAGCATTTAGTGGCCTCAAATAGTGTTAAATTTTTTCAATTAGCGACGCGGCAATGCGCTTGAATGAGGCAAAACAGGTATCAAAATCATGGGGCTCGGTGTTAAACACCATTGGCGTGACAAAGTCCTGAAAGCGTTGGCGGAAAATGGGATTTTCCTCAAGTTCTTTGAGGCCAAGTTGTAGCTCTTGTTTGGGGTTGGCAACAAACTCTGCATTTTGATTGCCAAAGCGGGCAATATCTTCTTCCAGTACCGCTTTGAATAGGCCGTCAATCGAGTTGAGTTCAGTCGTTGAGAGCTTTGTTATGCAATGCACATCGTAGATATGGCGAACCAAAGCAACATCATCGGTTCGCTCCGTATTGCGTTTTACCGACATGGTACGGCGCAGCATCGAAATAATTTTTTCAACCAATGTGGCATAGACAGAGA from Vibrio vulnificus NBRC 15645 = ATCC 27562 encodes the following:
- a CDS encoding IS3 family transposase (programmed frameshift), yielding MTKRTRRLFSAEFKLEAAQLVLDQNYSVTEAAQAMNVGKSTMDKWVRQLREERQGKAPKASPMTPEQIEIRELKKKLARLEEHNEIPKKSHGSVDVGLTEQFLIIKKLKQSYSVKTLCEVFNVHRSSYNYWLKRPTVINAETVKLRSLVSEAHAASNGSAGARTIADIVTNQGMKLSRYRATKLMKTLGLVSCQEPKHRYRKASQEHIEVPNHLGRQFAVTAPNEVWVGDVTYIWTGNRWMYLAVVIDLFARKVIGWSMSLSPDSRLTGKALSMAYESRGKPKGVMFHSDQGSHYTSRKYRQLLWRFQIKQSLSRRGNCWDNAPMERFFRSLKTEWVPTVGYRSFAEAQQEITRYIIGYYCQLRRHQYNGGLTPNESERLYWENSKTVANFS